From the Schistocerca piceifrons isolate TAMUIC-IGC-003096 chromosome 2, iqSchPice1.1, whole genome shotgun sequence genome, the window caaggcctgttcagacagagTTTAGTTTGAGTTCTTCAGTGTTAGCTAGTGTACTGGTTAATTTCTCAGCTCCATGTGAACTGATTTGGAGTTGAAGTAATCAAGTTTGAAAGGCCTGTTCAttatctgttcagcaagagtaatagaagacagatttcagactacctaacagatcaaaacgaaaatttctgttccgacactgacaatgttgagtgtttatggaaaaagttcaaggcaatagtaaaatgcgttttagacaggtacgtgccgagtaaaactgtgagggacgggaaaaacccaccgtggtacaacaacaaagttagaaaactactgcgaaagcaaagagagctccactccaagtttatacgcagccaaaacctctcagacaaacagaaactaaaagatgtcaaagttagcgtaaggagggctatgcttgaagcgttcagtgaattcgaaagtaaaattctatgtaccgacttgacagaaaatcctaggaagttctggtcttacgttaaatcagtaagtggctcgaaacagcatatccagacactacgggatgatgatggcattgaaacagaggatgacacgcgtaaagctgaaatactaaacacctttttccaaagctgtttcacagaggaagaccgcactgcagttccttctctaaatcctcgcacaaacaaaaaaatggctgacatcgaaataagtgtccaaggaatagaaaatcaactggaatcactcaatagaggaaagtccactggacgtgacgggataccaattcggttctacacagagtacgcgaaagaacttgccccccttgtaacagccgtgtaccgcaagtctctagaggaaaggagggttccaaatgattggaaaagagcacagatagtcccagtcttcaagaagggtcgtcgagcagatgcgcaaaactatagacctatatctctgacgtcgaactgttgtagaattttagaacatgttttttgctcgagtaccatgtcgtttttggaaacccagaatctactatgtaggaatcaacatggattccggaaacagcgatcgtgtgagacccaactcgctttatttgttcatgagacccagaaaatattagatacaggctcccaggtagatgctatttttcttgacttccagaaggcgttcgatacagttccgcactgtcgcctgataaacaaagtaagagcctacggaatatcagaccagctgtgtggctggattgaagagtttttagcaaacagaacacagcatgttgttatcaatggagagacgtctacagacgttaaagtaacctctggcgtgccacaggggagtgttatgggaccattgcttttcacaatatatataaatgacctagtagatagtgtcggaagttccatgcggctttttgcggatgatgctgtagtatacagagaagttgcagcattagaaaattgtagcaaaatgcaggaagatctgcagcagattggcacttggtgcagggagtggcaactgacccctaacatagacaaatgtaatgtattgcgaatacatagaaagaaggatcctttattgtatgattatatgatagcggaacaaacactggtagcagttacttctgtaaaatatctgggagtatgcgtgcggaacgatttgaagtggaatgatcatataaaattaattgttggtaaggcgggtaccaggttgagattcattgggagagtgcttagaaaatgtagtccatcaacaaaggaggtggcttacaaaacactcgttcgacctatacttgagtattgctcatcagtgtgggatccgtaccagatcggtctgacggaggagatagagaagatccaaagaagagcggcgcgtttcgtcacagggttgtttggtaaccgtgatagcattacggagatgtttaataaactcaagtggcagactctgcaagagaggcgctctgcatcgcggtgtagcttgctcgccaggtttcgagagggtgcgtttctggatgaggtatcgaatatattgcttccccctacttatacctcccgaggagatcacaaatgtaaaattagagacattcgagcgcgcacggaggctttcagacagtcgttcttcccgcaaaccatacgcgactggaacaggaaagggaggtaatgacagtggcatgtaaagtgccctccgccacacaccgttgggtggcttgcggagtataaatgtagatgtaaaacttTGAGAAAGACTAAACGAAGAGATCATCAAAGTTAGCAAGATCAAAAGAACCTCAATCCAAATCAAGTTTTTCAAAATCTGATTTCATCAATGATAGCAAAGATCCAATGTGCATGATTGTTATGTAGCAGTAGTTACCACAGCCTTTTGCCATTTTCTTTATTCATGGCTACAAGATAGGCAATTCAGTTTCCATTCACTATGCTCTCAGCACAAAAGAGTACCTACAGAGAGGTCAGTAATCtacatttactctctctctctctctctctctctctctctctctctctctctctctctctctctgtgtgtgtgtgtgtgtgtgtgtgtgtgtgtgtgtgtgtgtgtcatcagatGCTACCATCAAAGTGAGTTTGTAGGGTAGTTTTGTTGCGGCCTAGTCATTTCTTTCAAGTTGATGTAGAAACATAACAGATCATTGGATGGAGTATAAGAAGAAGTGCATCAATCATAACCCACTGACTTTAGTAGGAttcactcaaaacattttctaACACCATAGAAAACCTATGGACTTGGGTATCAACATTTGATGTTCAGGCATTAAAAAAAAGTTACTGCAGTACGCTACAAATGTGAATATATTCAGTTTGACTGACTCAAGTGTCTTGTATGACATGATTTTCATCAGTAACAAGATTTAGGTCATGATTTATTTACATCATATATGGTATGACAAAAATAGATACCTATAGGACATATATGTTTCATAATGAATGTGGTATTATGGTCTTTGTATGTAAAGCACCATTCATCATAGGACAGAATACTGGAACCTTACTGCTACAGACTTTCCATAACTGCATACTTGTTACCACTGCTTCACTTGCACACTTAACTACAAACAAAATATCAATATTCTATTCCATAACTGCATATTTGTTACCACTGCTTCAATTGCACACTTACTACAAACAACATAATAATATTCTGTTCTgtgcaatatttcaatatttttgaaaaGAAACCTTCCTTCACCTGTCACCTGTTCCCAGAATACTAAATCTGTTGTTCAAATCACTGAAAGCACTTTCGGCAATTTGGCTTCCCGAAGAACCACCATTGTCATCATCAGTATCATCTACTACTTTCATGTGTgctcctttcttctttttcttatgtctGCGACGTTTCAGAGATGGAAGTAATGGTAGCATTTCGAATACTGCCTCAATCACACTTTTGTACAAAACCAGTACAGACTCAGCTTTTTGCAAAAGGTGACATACATATCCCATTACATCTGACCGTTTTTGAAAattcatgtacatattgtataccagAGTCCCTGAATAAAATTTTGCAGGTAGGATCTGTGGAAATGGAAAACTGAGTAAAGCATTTAAATGTCTCAAATGCATAAGACAGCTTTGGAATTGAGCAAAGGCGTGAACAGTTGTAACTGAATAAAGGCGAGCATTTGACTTCATGTGCTCATTAATTTGGTGGAAAGGCAAAATAATATTAGCTAATAATATACTGTCTTCTTTCCTGATGACATGCAGCATTTTATTTGGTTCGCTGAGAGCATCTGAAGATTGAAGAAATTCCCCAAATAAAAAATCATCACTTTCTGAAgaacttttttcaacttcactcgATTTCACTTTTTTGAGCACACCTGACAAAGATTTTTTTGATTTATAGTACCCTGGTACCTTGCTAACTATATTTAAAACAACTGCACTGAAAATGAGTGCATGTATATGACAAGAGTTAAGCACAGGTTGCGTAGTATGGCTGAACCAATACTTCAACGCAATTGCAAACAATCTCCATTCTGGACATAATTTCTGtattatattttcagttttgtcTTTAATGCCCATTGTATCTAACAATATATATTGCCTCTCAGTCAAAGGAAGTTGTGGAAGATTAAGCAAGGAAGGAAATTCTTTTACTCTTGATGTTTTGCACAAAGAACTTAAACAATACTTCTGTAACTGTCCACGAGGGCTTCTGGAATAGTAGCTCAAAGTGCTCGGTTTTCCAGACATCAGAAGGCCAAATATTATTTGAATAATAGGTATGCTAATGTCCTGTGAAAAAACAAGAGTGTAGTCTTCAACCTGAGGTGACATAAAATATAACTTTTGTGTCAACATATCGtgaaagctagttggcatatttcCTTTTCTGAAGCTGTTTTTAAACCACTCagggagagagagaacaatattttCTTCAGCAGTTTTCACACATGCAGATTTCTCATCTGTCTCTGATTTACTgccaccctctgactcagagttagTACATTTTTCTTCATCACTGTTACTGCTGGGTTCTTCACAATCATTGTCACTGTAAGTGTTTTCACTTCCACTGTCACTGCAAATATTGTCAATTGTATTACAAACCATTTCTTCACCAGGGGTATAGTCACTATGAAGTGAGTGAGTTTCTTGTAACTGTTCTTCTTGAACAACCCTCTTCTCTACAAATACTAAGGCAGGCTGCAATGGCAATCCCAGATCTGAATGTATTTCTGTTGGATGATATCCTGAAGCTATCTTCATTATTTGTCTTTCAACAGACTCCCGACATGGCTTCTTCAGGTGTCCAAGAACCTAGAAATGAATATGAATAATACAAAGTTATATGTGAAAACTGATAGTCCAGTATTTTAATCTTCACAGTAAAGCTAATACTGTCCTGAAAAATTACAATGCATCTGAACCTGGCTCTTTTTATTTAGAGTTTACTATTGCAGCCACAAGCCAAGTTTTGTAATTCCATCACAGCCACAAGCACACAAAAGTAAATTTGCATACTGCAAACATTTATGTCACAAAGCAAACACATTCCAATTACTTGTGCTACCATCTAGCAAAGAGGTGATGAAGTTCCACAATATGATATAAGTACATTATAAAAAAGCATGCATATGCATACTTAATTAAAGTTCCTTGTGATTTCCTCAGTTGTCTGACAACAGAAAATATCAAATCATACATAGTTTTCCATTGAAATGTATAGATTTTGAATGGTATTTGGATTTGTTGATGTTGCACCatttacaaattaaaataaatttcacaAATTATTAGTGTTATTATCTGTCTTGCAGGTTCAACTCTGAATATGTAGCTGGTAATACTGAAGTATTGCGCAACACTTCCCCAATCAGTTTAGTTATGTATTTACCATAAGAACCCTTTTATTGGATGAATAACCATAACTAATACCTGTCGAGCCTCAATTGCATCTTGTTCCAAAATGTACTTAATCAATACAAAGGtttcagcagcagcaggagcagaagaaggagaagaagaagaagaagaaggagaaataattcatatatatagtctgtgtatgtgcggatggatatgtgtgtgtgtgcgcgcgcgcgcgagtgtatacctgtccttttttccccctaaggtaagtctctccgctcccgggattggaatgactccttaccctctcccttaaaacccacatactttcgtctttccctctccttccctctttcctgaggaagcaaccgttggttgtgaaagcttgaattttgtgtgtatgtttgtgtttgtttgtgtgtctatcaacctgccagcactttcgtttggtaagtcacatcgtctttgcttttagatatatttgtcccacgtggaatgtttccctagatgactttttagaattaatttttctattatgTCTGAGATTCCTTTAATACCTGTAatattttttcccttcattttctgGTCTGtaataaagagatgaatacactaagcagattcagaaggatgtaggttgcagtaggtacagtgAGATGAAGaagcgaagaagcttgcacaggatacagtacatggagagctgcatcaaaccagtttcaggactgaagaccaccaccaccacaacaacaacaacaataaaacctgCCCCAATGTTTATTCTacatagtccagtcacattaatgtaaccatcaCTAAtgtgtacaataaccactcacagacagcaggtggcagcagcagcagtggagaGTATAATATATGTCGCAGGAGAACACAGAAAACAATGCAGTCGCGGTTGTATTGCAAAGCAGAGCGATTTATCTAACATGTAAAGAGCATGATCGTTGGCTATCAGcccgagggtggaagcattttctgaaacagctaagtttgtaaactgtttgtgtgctgccataattaaagtataccgtgcatggcaaaatggtgctatccaaaactgctGCTGTGGCAACTGTGGTGCAGCATGGGCTGTAGATGACGGTGACTGCAGTGAATTGTACATGCAAACAGatttgcaactgttgagcaactgactggccAGATGAataaaggggctaccaacagtgtctcctcaatgactgttcagttaATACTGCTCCGTGCAGATCTcctcagcaggtgcctggttcaagtCTCCATCCTGACTGCTGCTGATCATTGGTGACAaacgctggaatttgcacaccaataacaCGACTGCaggtccactgagtggtgacaggtggactttccagatgaatcatgatTTATGCTCCAtcggtgtgaaacatctgaaagctgaAACCCTGCAACAATCACTGGAAggctccaggctggaggagggagtgttgtcacctgggggggggggggggggggggttgtggcattccctggatatCTCATCACTCTGGAAGTCACAATGGCTCAACACATGTATGCACCTACCTTTGGAAACCATCCTGCAGTTTCTTTTCCCTCAGCATGATGGCAACTACCAATAAGACAATGCAACGCGCCACTCAATTCACAgtatacgtgtgtggttcgaaTAGTCTCAGGGTGAGTTTATTGTACTCCCCTGTCCATCAAACTTCGGATTTAAAACCAATCAAGAATCTGAGAGACCACCTTGACTGGGCTGTTTGCACCTTTGATCCTCAGCCAAGAAACCTAGCACAACTGGCCACAGCACTTGAGTCACATGGCTTCTGGAACCTCATTgcccctcttcctgcatgtccgtGCTGCAACAGGTGGTTATCCAGGCCTTTAACAGGTAGTAATGTGACTAGAGTGTATTTGGTTTTTCTGTGCTCTTCTGAAATCCATATAATGCCTCATTTGATTCTATTTTAATTCTTCATCCAGTTCCACTAACCTATTTTCAATCCTAATGTTCTGCAactaattatttcaaaataaaaagctGTGGAAACAAGTGGGCTTCTAATGTCTGTTTTATTTTGCTTAAACCCACATTGTGTGCATCAAGATGCAAGTGCAAAAATATCTAGGCGTACCTATTCAATCCTCTACTCCCACTGCAGTTTTATCTGTACTGATGTGCAGAAATCTGAGGAACTAGCATGTGCCAGAACGGCCTCAATTAACCATACGATGTTACAGCTGCTTGCCATGACCCAAAAAGTGTGTAGACATGCACAATGCTAAGCTCTGGTAGAGCTATGCTCACAGGAGTCTCATTCCATACATGAGGGCTTGTACATCTCAAAGCATGTGACTAGTtcacatgttgattgtgtgtcagcaatgactttgtgtcaatattttCATGTAGCAGGTAGTCGGGCATTGTGTCATCCTTAATATATTTAGTTCAGAGGGAAGCACATTTTGATTCACCATGCTGTCTACAATGTGGGTGGACCGTCCGTATATGCTGGTTGACATGAACATTCGGAAAGACACACCCAACTTAATTTTGTTTATAATAACTTTGTGACTGACATGTTTATGGTAGGTAATGGAGCTGAGCTGCTGGTTGGTACACACCACACCACATGTTCCTGAGATAAGAAACTCATGTGGGAAAAAAGTACCTCATTTGGCCTACCTcaccttcaacccccccccccccccccctctgctttCCCTCCTTGGAAACTGTTTCTCCCAGAAAAGGCATTGCACTGCTTGTGCTTGCAGAACAGACAACATCAAGCATGTGGAAACCACCATAACTGGCTGGTACCCAACCCCTCAACTCAGAGAAATATCAAATACAaagttattgtaattaaagtttatAGTGTCTGAGCAATTTGACTTACTAGAATCTGTGGAATACAATTACAATATGTAGCAACAAATGCCTCATGAGCATCACAGAatataatttataactgaattcaCCTTCAAATAAATGGAAATAATTAAGCAGGCCAGGGTGACATTGTGTGTAAGAAACTACATGCTTACGTAGCAAACACTGACTTTTGTTCATTTCCAAACAGAATAGATAGCAATATGCTAGAACTGCAGCAATTCTTGGGGACTAAAACACAGCACACAATGTATCAACTTAAAACCTACAGCAGCCATCTCTGTGACGTTAACCTCTATATAGACATATGTGAATCTAAGTTGGGTGTTTCACTAACAACCAAATGGAAACATTGAACAGAGGAATGTTGTGATCAAGAAAACAATGAAAGGTAAtacatttctatttcttttttaatttatttttacaactgGAGAGAGCATagaagttaaaatttttaaaaaagtttcaatTTGTGACAGCTCAAAATTGCTCTAATAAACTGATAGTACCAGCATTGCCATATACagcacaaataacaaaaaaagtttCTCAGCTACAGAATGTATTTGTTTACATACCACATATGAACTGATTCTAATCTCCTGATAAGTAGGCCTTATTACCAAATATCTGTCACTGATTTCAGAATCTACCCTTGTGTCTCCACTTTGATCTGTGTTAATGTCTTTCTTTGTGTTCTAAGTAGTTTCATAAAAATTTGTTTCAGCTTAAACATTTGTTATTACAGTCTACTCCATTATAACAGACATGTTATAGTTAGTGAATTACTTTTGTGGAAATAAATGTACTCAGCAAGATTTTGAAACATACTTAAGTACCAATAGTCTGTTCCCTGTGGTTAGATGTAAAAAACAGCAAAAGGAGCAAAACCGAATAAATTAAACTTGAAAACTCTGTACCAAATTTGTGTTTGTAGTTATAGATTTTCAGCTGGACCTACTATATGTTTTGATTTTATATTAATGTTGTTACAAATGAATAAGGAATGTGTATACCTTGTTGCGAGCTGTCTCTGGAGTTTCCTTACGTAGCCACTGAAGCAGTCCACAAATTCTTTTCTGGGTCTCACTCATAGTTTTGTTTTTGGGTAATCTCAGTTGGCTGAAGAAGTTGCTGAAAGTACTTCTTTTAATATAATCATTACCAAGCAGTGTAGCTAACAGTGGTAGCATTTCTTTTTCTAGCCCCCCAAATGAATTTAGGAAATTCTCAATCCTGTACAATTTACAGTTAATAAAGTACTTGTTTTCATTCACTGAACGTTTAATGGGTTCCATCTGCAATGTTGAGAATGGTATGTAAGGCACATCATAAACATAGAAGTCTGAATCATAACTCAGTACGGGGCATCCTAAATTTCTGGCCAATGCTGCTATTCCATCATCGGCTTCAAAATCACACTGAACAAATGGGATGTCTAAATGCAGTAATGCGTCTTTAAACACTTCTTTCATCATAAGAGGGAAGAATTTTATGCTCGACTGTGTTCGCGGTGTAACGTTCTTGGCTATATGGTAGCGGCTTCGTAACCTAGATTTCGCAGTATTTAGTTTCCGTGGCTCATATCCGCCGTCGAGAACAACTAATGGAGAAATATTGCATACCCGCAGAAGCTTAAAAAAATCCTTCACAGACTTTTCATATTCGTCATAATCCCCACCGAAGGCACTGTTGCATTTAGAAAACCAACTATACAGGTGAGACGCTATATTGTTCCCGTCGATAACTAAGTGGCTGTTGTGTAGTTCGTATGATTCCAAGTACTTGTCGGCATTACTTTGTATATAAGTAGTAAGCCCTCGGATCCCCATAGCTTTGAATAACTAAATATTCCCCCAAAGAATTTGGTACATGTATTTAAAAACTCATAGTATCGACCAAACTACGAACAACATATTTGTAAGAGTGCTGAAATCATCTATATCTACAGGCTACACCATTTCACAGTGCCTAAAGAAAAATTAGGTTTACCGCTGACCCCATTTTCAGTCTTGGAATACATCAATACAATTATAAAACGTAACACCACAGGATTAAATGAATGTCTCCTCAACAAACTGCATAGCATACAACGAAGacactagtggtgggcaggaaatcgcgtatctgttagaaatcacagtgactgagaagtcacagatatcacagtagcaactttacagattctaactgcgatttcagtcacagttagcagtcgcaagtagtatttcacattcaaagacgtgagccatctattggtcgaatttagcactgctttttgcgatttcagtgacaagtcgcaactaagagtcgcaagtagcaactaaaaagcgcggttaacagtggcatctgttggccgaagttcgtactacgtccatctctgcggtacgctatggagtccaactgcgatttccgtgacaagtcgcaactaagagtcgcaagtagcaactaaaaagcgcggttaacagtggcatctgttggccaaagttcgtattacgtccatctctgcggtacgctatggagtctaactgcgatttccgtgacaagtcgcaactaagagtcgcaagtagcaactagaaagcgcggtcaacagtgccatctgtgggtcaaagttcgtactacgcccatctctgcggtacgctatggagtctaactgcgatttccgtgacaagtcgcaactaagagtcgcaagtagcaactaaaaagcgcagttagcactgccatctgttgagcaaagttcatactacgctattcgctaccgagtcaaactgcgatttctgtgacaaatcgcaactaagagtcgcaagtagcaactaaaaagcgcagttaacatacttttcctagtgtcatctgttgaccgacgtacgtacttcgttatgagagccttgtgcctcacgagatcgatgtgctgtgtgtgcatatgaagggcttatttcaatagtggtacaagtccatttttgttaattttgagatatagagtcgtaaagttaaatgagcgctgaaaaatctgcagttgagataccagaaatattcaagcatatggcttcttgctagagatgaacctttatttatgtttgtttggatcactaatttcagaagcattatagacagaaaagtgtaggtaatggacttgtaccactattgaaataagcccttcatattatatgacgacatgcacattcagcatcagttatggttggtcaaatactgctgtgactctgaatgcattatattaataagaagcaacattgcctttttctcctgaaaatatcaagtaacggaaCAAatatgtttgattctgcttccaatatgacagttttggttaatgccTACAGGACttcgcaatgttaacacagcagaactcagacatctgtataagtgtagagaaatgaaaacagtcatatgaatgcctcacttttgttccgacacagttcaagactcgggagaaaagttttacacctggtgttctacatggcaacttcacacacaagaactttttgccgacactactaccacctacataagtaagcttttcctgtgtcactttcaagtaatgcacttaagctattcctggtttaactggaagatctgtacttcccactttcataacaacagcctcaaaatgcatattgtagacttcgggatatgttacaggtcagtgtcacaccaagattgtggagaaagggggggggggggggggggggcggcggcacgtctgtatccaacaagtgtttaccaataaataagtggcggaaaatcatgggtataggacggcttaacatgtggaaaatgagatttttattattcactcaatgtatttaacatttattattcctttaaaatcgcacaacaacttcaataaaacactttaatcagtcgcacacttatttcataattatttcacttttaaactgcaaatcctctaagagctgtcttgaatcttcacgagtctctctcaacagccttgatgtggatagatatgtacagcaaccagtaatcagtcagaactgcgtctgcaaaaacacaaggattattaaacaatttttgctgtcactaattactagcaatataattgatagagtagattgctaatatttgctatatcacatttgctaatatttgctatatcacattcgcaagaacgatctcactgaagtaattaagtccatcaaaacgcttagaaactaacatctcgtctgacgaaaacggtctaaagactggcaatttcttcagatctgttgacaatgatattttgaattacctctttactgagtgactgaaatgtagttcaggtacctatgaacataacaatatgttagaattcattttctaaacacgaactattacggtactgtgcggctacttacatattaattacactattaatattttcacagttgtttctctaatacaaaattaaaaccaacggaagaataaacgtaaaacctacttaccaatgacaggtttgttgagatgcaattttctgtgtggacagatgtaactttttcatacggtggtacgtcgcagaaatcgcaggagtcacagaaatcgcagaagtagcagaagtcacagaaatcgcagaaatcgcagaagtagcagaagtcgcagaaatcgcggaagtagcagaaatagcagtggcggagggatacgcgacttaggttccttaactgcgacaaatcacagttaagaataacagatactgaaaagtagcattcacagaaatcactgatatcggaaaatcgcagtttagcccatcactagaaGACACCCATCAGTTTTGTTATGCTGATCATACAACGTGACAACAAACTTACTACCTACCGATAACCAATGAGCATTTGTTACGAAGATGATATCCTCGTACTCAAGGCTCAGTTGTGGGGTGAATTGTTTATTTTTACTTTATAGATGGTTTAGAGTCTAATTTTGCAGAAACCATGTTTTTACATTTTCCGAGAAATTGAAGCAGATGGCGAATGAACAGAATGGAAAATAGAAGATAAAGATCTTGCTCTTTTATTATTTTAACTGGCCTTTATATGTTTACAAGTCTTAAGCCTTGTTGCTGATTGGGGCTTACTGACTATTGGATGCATTAGAATTTTTCAGGACTGTTAATGCAAAACATTAAACAAACTATTTGGCCCACGTGCAATGAGTCTACTAAAACAAAGAAGACACCTGCTATAATTTGTGTGTGACCTAACTTGCAGGAAGAACTTTGAAAAATCATGAGAACTAAAATTATCTTTGATCTTTcaattaattgtttttgttttgataaca encodes:
- the LOC124776306 gene encoding protein asteroid isoform X2, translated to MGSAMEPIKRSVNENKYFINCKLYRIENFLNSFGGLEKEMLPLLATLLGNDYIKRSTFSNFFSQLRLPKNKTMSETQKRICGLLQWLRKETPETARNKVLGHLKKPCRESVERQIMKIASGYHPTEIHSDLGLPLQPALVFVEKRVVQEEQLQETHSLHSDYTPGEEMVCNTIDNICSDSGSENTYSDNDCEEPSSNSDEEKCTNSESEGGSKSETDEKSACVKTAEENIVLSLPEWFKNSFRKGNMPTSFHDMLTQKLYFMSPQVEDYTLVFSQDISIPIIQIIFGLLMSGKPSTLSYYSRSPRGQLQKYCLSSLCKTSRVKEFPSLLNLPQLPLTERQYILLDTMGIKDKTENIIQKLCPEWRLFAIALKYWFSHTTQPVLNSCHIHALIFSAVVLNIVSKVPGYYKSKKSLSGVLKKVKSSEVEKSSSESDDFLFGEFLQSSDALSEPNKMLHVIRKEDSILLANIILPFHQINEHMKSNARLYSVTTVHAFAQFQSCLMHLRHLNALLSFPFPQILPAKFYSGTLVYNMYMNFQKRSDVMGYVCHLLQKAESVLVLYKSVIEAVFEMLPLLPSLKRRRHKKKKKGAHMKVVDDTDDDNGGSSGSQIAESAFSDLNNRFSILGTGDR
- the LOC124776306 gene encoding protein asteroid isoform X1: MGIRGLTTYIQSNADKYLESYELHNSHLVIDGNNIASHLYSWFSKCNSAFGGDYDEYEKSVKDFFKLLRVCNISPLVVLDGGYEPRKLNTAKSRLRSRYHIAKNVTPRTQSSIKFFPLMMKEVFKDALLHLDIPFVQCDFEADDGIAALARNLGCPVLSYDSDFYVYDVPYIPFSTLQMEPIKRSVNENKYFINCKLYRIENFLNSFGGLEKEMLPLLATLLGNDYIKRSTFSNFFSQLRLPKNKTMSETQKRICGLLQWLRKETPETARNKVLGHLKKPCRESVERQIMKIASGYHPTEIHSDLGLPLQPALVFVEKRVVQEEQLQETHSLHSDYTPGEEMVCNTIDNICSDSGSENTYSDNDCEEPSSNSDEEKCTNSESEGGSKSETDEKSACVKTAEENIVLSLPEWFKNSFRKGNMPTSFHDMLTQKLYFMSPQVEDYTLVFSQDISIPIIQIIFGLLMSGKPSTLSYYSRSPRGQLQKYCLSSLCKTSRVKEFPSLLNLPQLPLTERQYILLDTMGIKDKTENIIQKLCPEWRLFAIALKYWFSHTTQPVLNSCHIHALIFSAVVLNIVSKVPGYYKSKKSLSGVLKKVKSSEVEKSSSESDDFLFGEFLQSSDALSEPNKMLHVIRKEDSILLANIILPFHQINEHMKSNARLYSVTTVHAFAQFQSCLMHLRHLNALLSFPFPQILPAKFYSGTLVYNMYMNFQKRSDVMGYVCHLLQKAESVLVLYKSVIEAVFEMLPLLPSLKRRRHKKKKKGAHMKVVDDTDDDNGGSSGSQIAESAFSDLNNRFSILGTGDR